A genome region from Vibrio tapetis subsp. tapetis includes the following:
- a CDS encoding NADP-dependent isocitrate dehydrogenase: MSTNKPTIIYTITDEAPALATYSLLPIIRAFTASSEINVETRDISLAGRIIANFPDYLTAEQRINDALAELGELAKTPEANIIKLPNISASIPQLQAAIKELQAKGYALPNYPEEATTDEERSVKSTYDKIKGSAVNPVLREGNSDRRAPPSVKNYAKKNPHSMGAWRSESLSHVASMDDKDFFGSEKSVTIDGATNARIEFVASNGDVSVLKADLALQDKEIIDASVLNKSALVSFFEAQIEEAKQQDVLLSLHLKATMMKVSDPVIFGHAVKVYYKDVFAKYGDVFDKIGVDVNNGIGDVYAKITTLPEAQQDEIKAALEAVYQTQPPLAMVDSDRGITNLHVPSDVIVDASMPAMLRSSGQMWGPDGKLKDTKALIPDRCYASVYQAVIDFCKKNGAFDPTTMGSVPNVGLMAQKAEEYGSHDKTFILEEAGVIRVVDASENVLLTQDVEEGDIFRMCQVKDAPIQDWVKLAVTRARATGVPAIFWLDANRAHDAELIKKVNAYLPNHDTDGLDIQILAPLAATEFSLVRIKDGLDTISVTGNVLRDYLTDLFPILELGTSAKMLSVVPLMNGGGLFETGAGGSAPKHVQQVEKENHLRWDSLGEFLALAASLEHLSQVSGNKRAQILADALDKATGQFLDLNKSPSRRVNELDNRGSHFYLATYWAQALADQAQDGELSAQFAPIAKQMADNEQAIVAELNDAQGVVGDLGGYYALDDAKVAALMRPSSLLNDVIDQA, translated from the coding sequence ATGTCAACAAACAAGCCGACAATTATCTACACCATTACTGATGAAGCTCCAGCACTCGCAACGTATTCGTTGCTTCCTATTATTCGTGCTTTCACTGCTTCTTCAGAAATCAATGTAGAAACTCGCGACATTTCATTAGCAGGGCGTATTATTGCGAACTTCCCTGATTATTTAACGGCCGAGCAGCGTATTAATGATGCTTTGGCTGAATTGGGTGAACTTGCGAAAACCCCAGAAGCCAACATCATTAAGTTACCAAATATCTCAGCTTCTATTCCACAGTTGCAAGCAGCAATTAAAGAGCTTCAAGCAAAAGGCTACGCACTTCCTAATTACCCAGAAGAAGCAACGACAGACGAAGAACGCTCTGTTAAGTCAACGTACGATAAAATCAAAGGCAGTGCAGTAAACCCGGTGTTACGAGAAGGTAACTCAGATCGCCGAGCGCCACCTTCTGTTAAAAACTATGCGAAGAAAAACCCACATTCAATGGGTGCATGGCGTTCAGAGTCTCTGTCTCATGTAGCAAGCATGGACGACAAAGACTTCTTTGGTAGCGAAAAGTCTGTCACGATTGATGGCGCAACGAACGCTCGTATTGAGTTCGTCGCTAGCAACGGTGACGTGAGTGTACTAAAAGCGGATCTGGCACTACAAGATAAAGAAATCATCGATGCTTCGGTTCTTAACAAATCGGCATTGGTTTCTTTCTTTGAAGCACAAATCGAAGAAGCAAAACAACAAGATGTATTGCTGTCGCTACACTTAAAAGCCACCATGATGAAAGTCTCTGATCCTGTGATCTTTGGTCATGCGGTTAAGGTGTACTACAAAGACGTATTCGCAAAATACGGTGATGTTTTTGATAAGATCGGTGTTGATGTTAATAACGGTATTGGTGATGTGTACGCAAAAATCACCACACTACCTGAAGCACAACAAGATGAAATTAAGGCAGCACTTGAAGCGGTTTACCAAACTCAGCCACCGTTGGCGATGGTCGACTCTGATCGCGGTATTACGAACTTACACGTACCAAGTGACGTTATTGTTGATGCATCAATGCCTGCAATGCTGCGCTCGTCTGGTCAGATGTGGGGGCCAGATGGCAAGCTGAAAGATACTAAAGCTCTGATCCCAGATCGTTGCTACGCAAGTGTGTATCAAGCCGTTATCGACTTCTGTAAAAAGAATGGTGCATTTGATCCAACAACAATGGGCAGCGTGCCAAATGTTGGCCTGATGGCTCAAAAAGCAGAAGAGTATGGTTCACACGATAAGACTTTCATTTTGGAAGAGGCGGGTGTGATTCGAGTAGTCGATGCTTCTGAAAACGTATTGCTCACGCAAGATGTTGAAGAAGGCGACATCTTCCGTATGTGTCAGGTAAAAGACGCGCCAATTCAAGATTGGGTTAAGCTAGCGGTAACACGTGCACGTGCGACAGGCGTTCCTGCTATTTTCTGGCTAGACGCAAATCGCGCACACGATGCAGAGCTTATTAAGAAAGTAAATGCTTACTTGCCAAACCATGATACTGATGGCCTAGATATACAAATCTTGGCACCGCTAGCCGCGACTGAGTTCTCACTTGTCCGTATCAAAGACGGTCTAGACACCATCTCAGTAACCGGTAACGTTCTGCGTGACTACCTAACCGATTTATTCCCAATCCTAGAGCTCGGCACGTCTGCAAAAATGCTTTCAGTTGTCCCGCTGATGAATGGTGGTGGATTATTTGAAACGGGAGCGGGTGGTTCAGCTCCTAAGCACGTTCAGCAGGTTGAAAAAGAAAATCACCTACGTTGGGATTCATTAGGTGAGTTCTTGGCCTTAGCGGCTTCCCTAGAGCACCTGAGCCAGGTATCTGGTAATAAGCGCGCTCAAATTCTTGCTGATGCATTAGATAAAGCCACTGGCCAGTTCCTAGATTTGAATAAATCGCCATCACGCCGTGTTAATGAACTTGATAACCGTGGTAGCCATTTCTACTTGGCGACTTACTGGGCTCAAGCGTTAGCCGATCAAGCACAAGATGGTGAACTATCAGCACAGTTTGCGCCAATTGCGAAACAAATGGCTGACAATGAGCAAGCTATCGTCGCCGAGCTTAACGATGCACAAGGCGTTGTTGGAGACTTAGGCGGTTACTACGCACTAGATGATGCGAAAGTCGCAGCGTTGATGCGTCCTAGCTCTTTGCTGAACGATGTGATTGACCAAGCGTAA
- a CDS encoding pseudouridine synthase: MSFRSRGANPKSAHRSGKPGFKQGPGHSSTHRKKPRTESKPRINAADRKVLIFNKPYDTLSQFTDGDGRKTLADYIDVKDVYAAGRLDRDSEGLLILTNDGILQAKLTQPSSKSPKTYWVQVEGAPTDEDLEKLRKGVELKDGMTLPAKVEVLDEPTLWDRSPPVRFRAAIPTTWLAITIIEGRNRQVRRMTANIGFPTLRLIRHSMGQWQLDDLQPGEYKEVDVKL; the protein is encoded by the coding sequence ATGTCATTCCGTTCTCGCGGCGCAAACCCGAAATCTGCACACCGCTCTGGCAAGCCAGGTTTTAAACAAGGTCCTGGTCATTCATCGACCCACAGAAAGAAACCAAGAACAGAGTCAAAACCCAGAATCAACGCAGCGGATCGAAAAGTGCTCATCTTTAACAAACCTTATGATACCTTGAGCCAGTTCACCGACGGTGACGGTCGCAAAACGTTAGCAGATTATATTGATGTCAAAGATGTGTACGCCGCAGGTCGCCTTGATCGTGACAGCGAAGGTCTGTTGATATTAACAAATGACGGGATATTACAAGCCAAGCTCACCCAACCTAGCTCAAAATCCCCCAAAACTTATTGGGTACAAGTTGAAGGCGCACCTACCGACGAAGATCTAGAAAAACTGCGTAAAGGTGTTGAACTAAAAGATGGCATGACACTGCCAGCAAAAGTGGAAGTATTAGATGAACCGACACTTTGGGACCGCTCCCCTCCTGTTCGCTTTCGCGCCGCAATCCCCACTACCTGGCTTGCAATTACCATCATTGAAGGTCGCAATCGTCAAGTAAGGCGAATGACCGCTAATATCGGCTTCCCTACTCTGAGATTAATTAGGCATTCAATGGGCCAATGGCAATTAGACGATTTACAACCAGGTGAATACAAGGAAGTAGACGTTAAACTCTAA
- the mnmA gene encoding tRNA 2-thiouridine(34) synthase MnmA, producing MSDNSQKKVIVGMSGGVDSSVSAYLLLQQGYQVEGLFMKNWEEDDNEEYCTAAEDLADAQAVCDKLGIHLHTINFASEYWDNVFEYFLAEYKAGRTPNPDILCNKEIKFKAFLEFADEVLDADYIAMGHYVRRTFPTVEGEKPQMLRGLDNNKDQSYFLYTLSSDQVARSLFPVGDLEKPEVRRIAEEQDLITAKKKDSTGICFIGERKFTDFLSRYLPAQPGKIETPEGKVIGEHQGLMYHTLGQRKGLHIGGQKGGGGNEDPWYVAEKDLKRNVLIAVQGGEHPLLKSQGLFASQLHWVDRTAIKAPLSCTVKTRYRQDDIPCTIIPVDDENIKVIFDEPQVAVTPGQSAVFYSGEVCLGGGIIEARI from the coding sequence ATGTCAGATAACAGCCAAAAGAAAGTAATTGTCGGAATGTCCGGCGGTGTTGACTCCTCTGTTTCCGCTTACCTGCTTTTGCAACAAGGCTATCAAGTTGAAGGCCTGTTCATGAAGAACTGGGAAGAAGATGATAACGAAGAGTACTGCACAGCAGCAGAAGATTTAGCTGATGCTCAGGCTGTTTGTGACAAGCTCGGTATTCATCTCCACACGATCAACTTTGCCTCTGAATACTGGGACAACGTGTTCGAGTACTTTTTAGCGGAATACAAAGCCGGGCGTACACCTAACCCCGACATTCTTTGTAACAAAGAAATTAAGTTCAAGGCGTTCTTAGAGTTCGCTGACGAAGTGCTTGATGCTGACTACATCGCAATGGGTCACTACGTCCGTCGTACGTTCCCAACCGTTGAAGGCGAAAAGCCTCAAATGTTGCGTGGATTAGACAACAATAAAGACCAAAGCTACTTCTTATACACCCTAAGTTCAGACCAGGTCGCACGTAGCTTATTCCCTGTGGGCGACCTAGAAAAACCAGAAGTTCGTCGTATCGCTGAAGAACAAGACTTAATCACGGCGAAGAAAAAGGACTCAACCGGTATTTGCTTTATTGGTGAGCGTAAATTCACCGACTTCCTTTCTCGTTACTTGCCTGCTCAACCGGGCAAAATTGAAACTCCCGAAGGTAAAGTTATCGGCGAACACCAAGGTTTGATGTACCATACGCTCGGTCAACGCAAAGGTTTGCACATTGGCGGCCAAAAAGGCGGCGGTGGCAACGAAGACCCATGGTACGTTGCTGAAAAAGATCTTAAGCGTAACGTATTAATTGCTGTTCAGGGTGGCGAACACCCATTGCTTAAATCTCAAGGGCTTTTTGCATCTCAACTGCATTGGGTCGACCGCACGGCAATAAAAGCACCACTTAGCTGCACGGTAAAAACCAGATATCGCCAAGATGACATTCCTTGCACCATCATTCCTGTAGATGATGAGAACATCAAAGTCATCTTTGATGAACCGCAAGTTGCTGTTACTCCAGGGCAATCTGCTGTATTTTATAGCGGCGAAGTTTGCCTTGGTGGCGGGATCATCGAAGCACGCATTTAA
- the hflD gene encoding high frequency lysogenization protein HflD codes for MANTLYDRTIAFAGMCQAVALVQEVAKNGHCDSDAFKASVNAILSTNPSNTLDVFGTEADLKIGLECLIEGIDSTPAGSEVTRYLISLMALERKLDTRRDAMSQLGDRIQMAQRQTEHFDLFDENMISNLASIYLDVISPVGPRIQVTGTPTVLQQTSNQHKVRALLLSGIRSAVLWRQTGGKRRHLIFGRKKMIEQAQILLARI; via the coding sequence GTGGCTAATACACTTTATGACCGCACCATCGCATTTGCCGGTATGTGCCAAGCTGTTGCACTTGTACAAGAAGTTGCAAAGAACGGTCATTGTGATTCAGACGCGTTTAAAGCCTCTGTTAACGCTATTCTAAGTACCAATCCTTCTAACACTCTTGATGTATTTGGCACTGAAGCTGACCTAAAAATAGGGCTAGAATGCCTTATTGAAGGCATCGACAGTACCCCTGCAGGAAGTGAAGTCACACGTTACCTTATTAGCCTAATGGCACTCGAGCGCAAGCTTGATACGCGCCGTGACGCTATGTCTCAATTGGGTGACCGCATTCAAATGGCACAACGCCAAACTGAACATTTTGATTTGTTCGACGAAAACATGATCAGTAATCTTGCGAGCATCTACCTTGATGTTATCAGCCCTGTTGGCCCACGAATCCAAGTTACTGGCACCCCTACCGTATTACAGCAAACCTCCAATCAACACAAAGTTCGTGCTCTGCTGCTTTCTGGCATTCGTAGCGCAGTACTTTGGCGCCAAACTGGTGGTAAGCGACGTCACTTAATATTTGGCCGCAAGAAAATGATCGAGCAAGCCCAAATATTATTAGCAAGAATTTAA
- the purB gene encoding adenylosuccinate lyase gives MELSALTAVSPVDGRYGSKTIALRSIFSEYGLLKYRTIVEVRWLQKLAATNAIAEVPAFSAEANKFLDELAANFSEEDAARIKEIERTTNHDVKAVEYFLKEKVAGVPELHAVNEFIHFACTSEDINNTSHALMLKEARETIILPEIRNIINALRALAEEYRDIPLLSRTHGQPASPSTMGKEMANVAYRMERQYKQIENVEILAKVNGAVGNYNAHLSAYPELDWHNFAEEFITQSLGVTWNPYTTQIEPHDYIAELFDAVARFNTILIDFDRDVWGYIALGHFKQKTIAGEIGSSTMPHKVNPIDFENSEGNLGLANAVFSHLAQKLPVSRWQRDLTDSTVLRNLGVGVGYAVIAYTSTLKGISKLEVNREALLAELDKNWEVLAEPVQTVMRRYGIEKPYEKLKELTRGKRIDGEAMRNFIDGLELPEAEKVRLKEMTPANYIGQAIELTDKL, from the coding sequence ATGGAACTGTCAGCACTGACGGCTGTTTCACCAGTAGATGGCCGCTACGGAAGTAAAACGATTGCGTTACGCAGTATCTTTAGTGAGTATGGCCTCCTTAAGTACCGTACTATCGTTGAAGTCCGTTGGCTACAGAAGCTTGCAGCGACAAATGCCATTGCAGAAGTGCCTGCTTTTAGCGCCGAAGCAAATAAATTCCTAGACGAACTGGCTGCTAACTTTAGCGAAGAAGATGCTGCACGTATCAAAGAGATCGAGCGCACAACTAACCATGACGTTAAAGCGGTTGAATACTTCCTAAAAGAAAAAGTAGCGGGTGTTCCTGAGCTGCACGCTGTGAATGAGTTCATTCACTTTGCATGTACTTCAGAAGACATCAACAACACATCACACGCTCTTATGCTTAAAGAAGCGCGTGAGACGATTATTCTTCCTGAGATCCGCAACATCATTAACGCTCTACGCGCGCTAGCAGAAGAATACCGTGATATTCCTCTTCTTTCTCGTACCCACGGTCAACCAGCTTCTCCCTCTACGATGGGTAAAGAAATGGCGAACGTTGCGTACCGTATGGAACGTCAATACAAGCAAATCGAAAACGTTGAGATCCTAGCGAAAGTAAACGGCGCAGTGGGTAACTACAACGCTCACCTTTCTGCTTACCCAGAACTTGACTGGCACAACTTTGCTGAAGAGTTCATCACACAATCTCTTGGTGTGACTTGGAACCCTTACACAACGCAAATCGAACCTCACGATTACATCGCTGAGCTTTTTGATGCTGTTGCTCGTTTCAACACTATTCTAATCGACTTTGATCGTGACGTTTGGGGTTACATTGCATTGGGCCACTTTAAGCAAAAAACCATTGCTGGCGAAATCGGTTCTTCAACCATGCCGCATAAAGTGAACCCAATCGACTTTGAAAACTCAGAAGGTAACCTTGGTCTTGCCAATGCTGTGTTCTCACACCTTGCGCAAAAACTGCCTGTTTCTCGCTGGCAGCGCGACCTGACTGACTCAACGGTTCTTCGTAACCTAGGTGTTGGTGTTGGCTACGCAGTGATTGCTTACACTTCTACCCTGAAAGGTATTAGCAAACTAGAAGTAAACCGTGAAGCGCTACTAGCAGAACTAGACAAAAACTGGGAAGTCTTGGCAGAGCCAGTACAAACAGTCATGCGTCGTTACGGTATCGAGAAACCATACGAGAAGCTAAAAGAGCTGACTCGTGGTAAGCGAATTGATGGCGAAGCTATGCGTAACTTCATCGACGGTCTTGAGCTTCCAGAAGCTGAAAAAGTACGTTTGAAAGAAATGACGCCAGCGAATTACATCGGCCAAGCAATTGAGCTAACTGATAAGCTGTAA
- a CDS encoding cupin domain-containing protein produces the protein MYQLSFSLEQFLSEFWQKKPTIIKAGFANFEDPMSPDELAGLTMEEEIDSRFVSNLEGEWQAEHGPFKEEKFTELGETNWSFIVQAANHWHTEAAQLVKPFSALPNWLFDDLMISYSVAGGGVGPHIDQYDVFIIQGQGKRHWRVGAKDEGQYVETCRHSVLRQIEGFDAIIDDVLEPGDILYIPPGFPHDGYALEASMSYSVGYRSPKEQELISNFADFVLAHDIGDVHLHNPEQQPQQNTGLIQTNDLDHLKGMLNKALEDQSFVDKFMGCLLSQSRHQLDVVAPEDEWTSEEIQNHLEHGGVFERVSGLRAYYHQHDLNTAYINGEVIQVTKPQQPLIHALCDSQQLANESILSCEDITSVITILTELVNKGYWFSE, from the coding sequence ATGTATCAGCTTTCCTTTTCTTTAGAACAATTCCTCTCTGAATTTTGGCAGAAAAAACCCACTATCATCAAAGCTGGTTTCGCCAACTTCGAAGACCCTATGAGTCCAGACGAACTCGCCGGCTTAACCATGGAAGAAGAAATTGACTCTCGTTTCGTTTCGAACTTAGAGGGTGAATGGCAAGCCGAACATGGTCCTTTTAAAGAAGAAAAATTCACAGAGCTTGGCGAGACTAACTGGTCTTTTATCGTTCAAGCCGCCAATCACTGGCACACTGAAGCCGCTCAGCTTGTAAAACCGTTTAGCGCACTGCCAAATTGGCTATTTGATGATCTGATGATCAGTTACTCTGTTGCTGGCGGCGGCGTTGGTCCTCATATCGACCAATACGATGTGTTTATCATTCAAGGACAAGGTAAAAGGCACTGGCGCGTTGGTGCGAAAGATGAAGGTCAATACGTAGAAACTTGCCGCCACTCTGTACTTCGTCAAATTGAAGGTTTTGACGCCATCATAGATGATGTTTTAGAACCAGGTGACATCTTATACATTCCACCAGGTTTCCCTCATGATGGTTATGCACTAGAAGCATCAATGAGTTATTCCGTAGGCTACCGTTCACCAAAGGAACAAGAGCTTATCAGTAACTTTGCCGATTTTGTTTTAGCTCATGATATTGGCGATGTGCACCTGCATAACCCAGAGCAACAGCCTCAACAAAACACCGGTTTGATCCAAACCAATGATTTAGACCACCTCAAAGGCATGTTGAACAAAGCCCTTGAAGACCAATCTTTTGTCGATAAATTTATGGGTTGCCTGCTCAGTCAATCTCGCCACCAGCTTGATGTGGTCGCGCCAGAAGATGAATGGACGAGTGAAGAAATTCAAAACCACCTTGAACACGGTGGCGTATTTGAACGTGTATCTGGACTAAGAGCCTACTACCACCAGCACGATTTAAACACCGCGTACATTAACGGTGAAGTCATACAAGTCACTAAGCCACAACAGCCATTGATTCATGCGCTGTGTGATAGCCAACAGCTTGCCAATGAAAGCATCCTGTCTTGTGAAGACATAACGAGTGTTATCACTATATTGACCGAGCTTGTGAACAAAGGCTACTGGTTCAGCGAATAA
- a CDS encoding amino acid ABC transporter ATP-binding protein encodes MIRVSQLSKKFGDHEVLKQIDLEVEKGEIVVIIGPSGTGKSTLLRCLNYLEAPTTGHISIGNVTVDAQSVNSKLIHQLRSQSSFVFQNYALFANKTALENVAESLITVWKEPKATALSTADKLLESVGMKEHQHKYPAQLSGGQQQRVGIARAMACKGDVILFDEPTSALDPEWVDEVLTVMKQLAKQKQTMIVVTHEMQFAREVADKVIFMEGGVIVEQGPPEQIFGQPQHERTRAFVARATNS; translated from the coding sequence ATGATACGAGTAAGCCAGTTGAGTAAAAAATTTGGTGATCACGAGGTGCTCAAGCAGATTGACCTTGAAGTAGAAAAGGGCGAAATCGTGGTGATTATTGGGCCGTCAGGTACCGGGAAATCCACATTATTACGTTGTTTAAATTACCTTGAAGCGCCGACTACCGGTCATATTTCTATTGGTAATGTCACGGTTGATGCGCAGTCGGTTAATTCTAAACTCATTCACCAACTCAGGTCTCAAAGCAGCTTTGTATTTCAAAACTACGCGTTGTTTGCCAATAAAACGGCATTGGAAAATGTTGCTGAGTCGCTGATTACCGTTTGGAAAGAGCCTAAGGCTACTGCGTTAAGTACCGCAGATAAACTGCTAGAAAGCGTAGGGATGAAGGAGCATCAACATAAATATCCTGCACAGCTTTCTGGTGGTCAACAACAACGAGTCGGTATTGCTCGCGCAATGGCTTGTAAAGGCGATGTTATTCTATTCGATGAGCCAACTTCCGCGCTCGACCCGGAATGGGTTGATGAAGTGCTGACGGTAATGAAGCAACTCGCTAAGCAAAAACAAACCATGATAGTTGTGACTCATGAAATGCAGTTTGCCCGAGAAGTGGCAGATAAAGTCATATTTATGGAAGGTGGTGTTATCGTGGAGCAGGGGCCACCAGAGCAAATTTTTGGTCAGCCTCAACATGAAAGGACACGTGCGTTTGTTGCCCGAGCGACGAACAGTTAA
- a CDS encoding amino acid ABC transporter permease has translation MNGFDFDYMLALFPILIKYLGVTLQMSLIGFAIALAISMVLALVRVFKIKGLNALVVVYISFFRGTPLLVQLFLLYYGLPQVFPIFIGMDAFSAAVIGLSLHFSAYMAESIRAAILGIDKSQMEASLSVGMTQLQAMKRVILPQSARVATPSLMNYFIDMIKSTSLAFTLGVAEIMAKAQMEASSSFKFFEAFMAVALIYWIVVVFFTRIQTALEKHLNKAFVR, from the coding sequence ATGAACGGTTTTGACTTTGATTACATGCTGGCGTTGTTCCCTATATTGATAAAATATTTGGGAGTAACGCTGCAAATGTCATTGATAGGCTTTGCTATTGCACTGGCTATATCGATGGTTTTGGCGCTGGTGCGAGTATTTAAGATAAAGGGACTTAATGCACTGGTTGTAGTGTACATCTCGTTTTTTCGAGGGACGCCATTACTGGTTCAGCTGTTTTTACTTTATTACGGTCTACCACAAGTCTTTCCGATATTTATAGGAATGGATGCTTTCTCTGCTGCGGTGATTGGGTTATCTCTGCACTTTTCCGCTTATATGGCAGAGAGTATTCGTGCCGCTATTTTAGGTATTGATAAAAGCCAAATGGAAGCGAGCCTAAGTGTTGGCATGACTCAGTTGCAAGCGATGAAAAGGGTCATATTGCCACAATCTGCTCGCGTCGCAACGCCATCTCTTATGAATTACTTTATCGACATGATTAAAAGTACTTCTTTGGCATTTACTTTAGGCGTGGCTGAAATCATGGCAAAAGCGCAAATGGAAGCATCCTCAAGCTTTAAGTTTTTTGAAGCGTTTATGGCCGTTGCTCTGATTTACTGGATTGTTGTCGTGTTCTTTACTCGCATCCAGACTGCCCTGGAGAAACATTTGAATAAGGCGTTTGTCCGATGA
- a CDS encoding amino acid ABC transporter substrate-binding protein, which yields MSVFKKLLLTSLAIATTFTSSVSLAQEEVKVGMSGRYFPFTFVKLDELQGYEIDVWNEIGQRADYKVEFVTSSFSGLFGMLEAGHIDTISNQITITDARKAKYAFSVPYVVDGAQVVVRKGREDIQGIDDLKGKKVAVNLGSNFEQLLRQHDTNNEINIITYDSGFEQDVALGRTDAFVMDRVSSTQLIKKSGLPLALAGKPFETIENAMPFLNKPEKLAIKAKVDKALTEMKADGTLSQISQKWFDADITQ from the coding sequence ATGTCTGTCTTTAAAAAACTTTTGCTTACCTCTCTTGCTATTGCCACTACCTTTACTTCTAGTGTTTCACTTGCTCAGGAAGAAGTAAAAGTAGGTATGTCTGGTCGCTATTTCCCTTTCACCTTTGTAAAACTGGATGAATTACAAGGTTACGAAATTGACGTTTGGAACGAAATTGGTCAGCGCGCTGATTACAAAGTTGAGTTTGTAACATCAAGCTTTTCAGGTTTGTTTGGTATGTTAGAAGCAGGCCACATTGATACAATCAGCAACCAAATTACTATTACGGATGCACGTAAAGCTAAATACGCTTTTTCGGTACCTTACGTGGTAGACGGCGCACAAGTTGTGGTACGTAAAGGCCGTGAAGACATTCAAGGCATTGACGACCTTAAAGGTAAAAAAGTTGCCGTAAACTTAGGCAGTAACTTTGAGCAATTATTGCGTCAACACGACACAAACAATGAAATTAACATCATTACTTACGACAGTGGTTTTGAGCAGGATGTTGCATTAGGCCGTACTGACGCGTTTGTTATGGACCGTGTATCATCGACTCAACTGATCAAAAAATCAGGCTTGCCGTTGGCTTTAGCTGGTAAACCGTTTGAAACGATTGAAAATGCGATGCCTTTCTTGAATAAACCAGAGAAACTGGCCATTAAAGCGAAAGTGGATAAAGCACTGACTGAAATGAAAGCCGACGGTACTTTATCTCAGATCTCTCAGAAATGGTTTGATGCAGATATTACTCAATAA
- a CDS encoding FeoB-associated Cys-rich membrane protein produces MYEASTSFMDALLVIMVVCAAGYYLYRKWFRKRGQCGGCSGCPSSKKEQCEK; encoded by the coding sequence ATGTATGAGGCATCGACATCGTTCATGGATGCGTTACTGGTTATAATGGTCGTATGCGCAGCAGGGTACTACTTGTACCGTAAGTGGTTTAGAAAGCGCGGTCAGTGTGGTGGTTGCTCGGGGTGTCCGTCGAGCAAGAAAGAACAGTGTGAAAAATGA